One bacterium genomic window, CAGCAGAACCGGCTGGTAGCCCCACAGGTGCTGCCAGTCGCTACGCACCCGACGCGCCACTTTGCCCAGCACGTGGCTCGCCAGGTGCGGGACCCGAATCCACGGGAAGATCAGAAAACGCGTGTTGTTGACCACATACGGCAGCTGGCGCAGACGCTGGCCCACACCCCAACCGATCCAGCGATCTCGACAGGCCACAGAGTGTGCCGCACCGGCCAACAGTACGCAGCCCACAAGACCCTGCTCAGACCTCACGAAGTAGCGCGCCGTGCAGCCAAACGGACGGCGAAAACCCAAGTAGTGGTAGCGATCCACGTACTCGTTCCACAGACGCGTCCGCGCACGGCCGTGCACCACCTCCAAGCTCACCTTGCCCAACTCCCCGAGCCGAGCCTCCAAGGGAGCCTCAGGCTCCGTCTCGCAGCTGAAGACCCGGCGGACTTCGCTTCTCGGCGACGTCCGGTACGCCCGCTTCGCCGGCAGCTGGACTCGGCC contains:
- a CDS encoding DUF4338 domain-containing protein; translation: MPEAPHRLVALAQSGRIFKPEELEQICWTVEIFPGLSRTELAQTLCEHLKWHTATGQAKLDACQKLLEKLEKQGRVQLPAKRAYRTSPRSEVRRVFSCETEPEAPLEARLGELGKVSLEVVHGRARTRLWNEYVDRYHYLGFRRPFGCTARYFVRSEQGLVGCVLLAGAAHSVACRDRWIGWGVGQRLRQLPYVVNNTRFLIFPWIRVPHLASHVLGKVARRVRSDWQHLWGYQPVLLETFVDPQRYRGTCYRAAGWVELGLSSGEGRRRPGRRYTSTPKRVLARPLVRDFRAQLCEQHRAPRQDDG